The genomic window TGCGTCAGGGGCGGTGAGGCGGAGGTCAGACCAGACCGCGCCGTCCCAAGCCGTCGATCCGCGCGGGGTCGAACCGTTGCGGCCGGTGTGGTGAATCCCCCAGACGGTGCAGCCGGCGGCGGCGCGTATCCGCTCGGCCGCCGCCACGGCGACGCCTTGCTCGGTGGCGCTGTTTTCTTCGAGCGCGAGGGTGCAGCGGGCGCGGGTGTCGATCACCAGCAGACCCGCGCCGACCTCGCGAGCCATCGCGACCGCATCGTCGACTTCGACGACCGCGCCGAGTTGGATCGGCATCGGCAAGATCAGCAGCCAGCCATCGACGCGGCCGGGGTCGACGCCGTGGTGTTCACACCACGCCAGGATGCGGGCACGCAACCCGGTGGCACCTTCGGCGGCGACGTAGACCACCCTCGTGCGGTCGCGGATCCGGTGACCTTCCCAACTGTTCTGCCCGGATGCCAGCGCGCAAGCGATATCGACGGCGACGAAACTCTTGTAGGTGCCGGGGCCGCCGGAGAGTTGGGCGAGGGTGTTCTGATAGAGCAGCCCGTCGACCAGGGGCCGCACCGGCGGCAGCACCGCGAGGTCGGCGACCGAGAGCAACTGAGAGCGGAACGTCGGACGGCTTGGCGTGTCCCGGCCGGCGTCGAGGCAGACGGCGGACACGTTGTTCTGGTCGGGCATGGACCGGCCGTCTTCGTCGAC from Mycobacterium kubicae includes these protein-coding regions:
- a CDS encoding AAA family ATPase: MREGRLIPDIPYGRDYPEPVWVDEDGRSMPDQNNVSAVCLDAGRDTPSRPTFRSQLLSVADLAVLPPVRPLVDGLLYQNTLAQLSGGPGTYKSFVAVDIACALASGQNSWEGHRIRDRTRVVYVAAEGATGLRARILAWCEHHGVDPGRVDGWLLILPMPIQLGAVVEVDDAVAMAREVGAGLLVIDTRARCTLALEENSATEQGVAVAAAERIRAAAGCTVWGIHHTGRNGSTPRGSTAWDGAVWSDLRLTAPDAFRVEIKVEKHKDAPSGKTFQYRLVPHTVSEALMPGVDEQFRKSLVVFSLADEKFTETLTGSCETLANLAEKSCGIEGLTRSQLVKLAVESGMNQATAYRAANTLINRSALVNIGTDKRPRYRYLGPTLDSSETDTA